A region of the Phaseolus vulgaris cultivar G19833 chromosome 11, P. vulgaris v2.0, whole genome shotgun sequence genome:
ggtcatgaaatagcactttacttagaattggatcaatgttctaattcaagaactcaccaagactttgcaccaaaccaaagctcatatggaagtccatatattgtcaaatggaatcaacaaCAAAGAATGAAGAATAGAATTAAAacaaccgaacagaattgaaaggaaaagctactgcaccgaacagaaatgaaaacaaagctggaaaacacaaATACAATCGGTGGAAACGATGAAGAACACTAAAACAAACCAAAATtaccgattgaaattgaaaaacaagATGAAGGAAGATGACTTATGTGATTGAAGCAAGGATTGGGAatggacacgccacttggatgatgaatgttccaagataagtgcagatttgccgccacttgaatgctcccaatgcatcacaagataagacaaggaaAAGGAGAACTAGTCTCACAATCACTCACAAATGGAGCATAGTAACTTTACTCTATTTTTCCAATCtcaattgtgaaggacctaagccctccttttataggagcaagggctggtcatttacataacttattccctaagctacccaaaaagctcctaagatcacaccccctttactaagctcactccccaagcttctagaattttctaaactaaagcctaaagatgcttttacaaaagaggtgtctaatgtttccctctaagcacctttctaaacactattctatattatttacaatttaaaagaaactataaagagagatatttaattgaagcccattcttgaaagcttgtagacttctttggcgttaggcttgatcctctctttattttatgtcttcttttaattttgagaagaacttcaaatgtgaaggtgaatgaccttttccttcattaataaaagcctcctttatttgattctcatcacaatTCCTCTTAGATGGATGTATATGAATGTTTTTGTTGTTAAAAGGGAGgtccaagaaaaaaaaaaagagataattatttttatttaaaatttaaaagtttaaacAAACTATAACTAATTTTATCCAAGTCCTAGAAATTTAAATGCCAAAACCAATACAAATAGAAAATTTATAgtagaagatgaagaagaaattgaagaagaagaattttCAATCGAAGATGAAAATTCATAGTAGAAATGAAGAAGACATTAAAGACATTCAGGAGTTTTGATAGAAGATGACTTGAGAGTGGTGTAGATGTTGGAGAGGAAGAGAATGAAATATTAATGATTaggatataatattttttttaattgtttagtATGTCCAAGCAACAACCCGCAGTAATTCCGTAGTAGCAACAATGCCAACACAATTTTTTACCCTTAAAATATAGCCATGATTATTGTTGAGGTTATGTTACCGAAATTGTGTGGTGTATATATAGAGAGGGATATATAACACTCAAAATGAAATgagattatttaatttattaattacatatttacatatcttatatatttaattatgttaaattttttaataattatgaatTTTCCGATTCTCTAAACAATTCACGATTAAAATATCAACACCCCAAACACTACTAGTATGTCGATTAAGTACCATGATCTCATATAACTCTCATATATTGCATCCAAAAGCAAAAAATAAAGAGGTGAGACTACTGCATAATCATAGTTCCCACATAACTCGAAACTTTAAAAAATGTACACAACCCCTGCGAAGGCTGgctctcattttatttttacttcatTTATCTTAGTGATGAGATACGACTACGCATAACACTAGGCCTCCTTTTCAAACTGTGTAGATTCTCAGAGTTCATACGCTGGAAATTTAGACAGGGAAGGATCGATCATATCCAAGAAAAGATAAGCCATGCCTCCTAGCCCTTCAAACAATGAATATGGTCTATCACCTCCATGCATTTCACCTCCAGATATCAGCTTATGAGCTCTGTCAAGCAAAAAGCAAGCAAAAGCCTTGGCTCTGTATAGATGCTTCACATTCCCTGTAAGTTGGTACAGTGACAGAAACACATACGCATTCCCACTTATACCATGGCATATCCCAACTTTCTTAAGCAGACCACGATTCCAAACCACCTCTCCTGCTTCCATAGCTGCATCCAAGAATTCTTTATCTCCAAAAACCTGtggatttatttttcaaaaagaaaaaatggaaCCAAGTGGCCCATGATAACGAAGAAcatttaacaaacaaaattcaGTTTGTGAAAACTATATCTATATGATACACAAAAGTCATACATTCAGTGTTCTTATATTGGAAAATGATTCCTAATCCATGCCTATGACAATGCTCGACATGAAAAATAGAAGGCACTGATGATGATAGCATAGACCTTCTACAGTGCTTCCATCTTACGGAAGCAAGAGGCAGAATTGATCAAGAAAAAACATATAATCAAAGCATTAAAAGTATCTCTCTGAAGGATTAAAATCACTTAATGGAAAGGAAACGCAATGGAGATTTTAATCCCACGAAGCCATGGATAAATATATAAGTTTTGCAACTCCCTAAACGATCATAAAGTTCTCATTTGAGAAAACATATGTTAACAAGTGAGTTAAAGTTATCTATCTATAACCTTAGCTGCTTTGACAAGTGTAAGGGCTATCCCTGGAGCTCCATGACACCAATGCACAAGAACGTCGCTCTTCCTATCATCTTCACTAGCGGGATAGTTTCCACTGGAAAAGCGATTGCTTATCATGTATTTGAGAGTTCCCTTAACATCCTCAAGCTCATCTGGCTTCAACTCCATTTCCATCAGCACATGCATAATCCCTGCCAATCCATGCGCAGCACCCCAATACTTCTCCCCGTACCATTCAAACATCAATGGGCATCTCCCCTTCCTACCCAACCTCCTTCCACTTTTAATGACTTCATCAACAACCATAGCCTGaaagttttttgaaaaaataacaaCCCCATTTTACTTATTGAGTCCTCTCCCCAATTCAGCACACAACAGTGTAAAACATGACAAGAATAGTTGGGACCAAACCCACTGTATAACTGGAAGGAACCGTCCCCTGACCAAGGTGCTTGTTTAGGAACAAACAGGCCCACAGAAAACCAACTCTCCCATATAACAACTCGTCAGGAAGATCTTTTGACAGCTTAATCTGCACCCCAAAAGGTTGTTAATTCTTATTACTGCATTCATCACATTTATTTGATCTCAAACAGTTAATAGATCACTACAATAATaacttcaaaacaaataaattaaataagtgTAACAGAACCATTTTCGATGGCAGAGTTCTAGCCTCAAGCCTAATAGAAGCATTATGGACGATAAACCTGCTCAAGCCTAATAGAACCATAATGAACGGCCGCGAATGTTTAAATTCAAAAAGATGTAGAACTGATTTTGAGTTCAAACAATTGTCAACCACTCTCACATTAATTTCATTCAAAATCAGTTGAAAAACAATTATGGATCACTTGCACATTAGATAAAAATATTCACACCGAATTTGAAGTTGcttttagaagaaaaaacaaaatgaaatccTAACTTAAACCACTTCacttcaaaatcaatttcattcgTAATCAAACTATACAAACGCTAATTCAAACACATACTTAGACAATAATGAAAAGATCACCTTTTCGAACTGAGCCATGTAGTACCTCAAGGACTCATCATCCCCGGCGTGTTTTGCAGCCACGGCCCCGAGAGAGCACACGCCAGCACGACCACAAATGAAGGTCACATCCCTGTCACCCATTCATTCAAAGCGCGAACCATCACACTTAAACATGAAAGTAAAATTGAAACAGAGAGAACCTGGAACGAACGGAAGCGGCATCGCAAGCCTTCACAATCTGAGAGCAAAGAGAAAGATCGTTCCCGTTGCGTGTCACTTCGTAAGACTTCAAGAGCAGAAAAGCCGTGCCCAGAACGCCGCAGTAGAGAGAAAAGTCACCATCTTTTCGCCAAGACACCCCCCACGTTTCTATCACTATCTGACACCAAACCACCGACGTGTCAGAGCGGAGAAGAGTGTGTCAAAaacaagaaagagaagaaaatgaGGGTAGGATTCGTTGGGTACGGTTTCTTTGAGGTCTAGAGCGGCGCGTTTGAGACGCTCCGAGAGTGGCGCGTGGGGCATGGCCAGGAGCTTCGGGAGTGAGTCCCCTACTGTGAGGGCTTCTTCTTGTTCCTGCGGAGTAGACGGCGTCGCTTCGGGTACGAATTCGGGCATCGGGTTCTGAAAGAACCGAACCGCCATGGCTTCAGGTCTGAAGAGAAGATTCTAGAAAGctccaaatagaagaaaaaaatgaacgGAAGCAGGTGAAGAGAAGTAGGTGCTGATGCTTATTTTTAGCAAGCGGCACCGTTTCGGTGTTTGTCGTGTCTGGCTATTACGCTTACACCTCGTCTCTATCTGTGCGTGGCATGCACTGAATGTTTattggataaaaaataaattaaaattattctttCTCTTGTAATGAAGAACTTTTCATTCTTAAGATGGATTATTTTGTCAAAGATTTGGAGTATTTAATGCAATTTTTCTTCTATAATCTTGTTTTGATAGGAAGCGgaacttgattaaaatattaatccaGAAAACTTTTTCCCTTTTTAGAATGCATAGAAGAAGTGGAACTAGTTGAATTGAAACTGCTGAAGTTTCTTGTCCTGAGAGCAGTGACttcaaatcaaaatcaaaatatgcTCAAGCTACTAAAATAAATCAGAAGTGGGAAGAGAAAATGAGTTGTTCATTTGAATTCTTACACAAGACATTACTTTTCAAGTAATTACATGTTCCCTAATGACTGAACTTTTGATCAATGGAATCTTTAGGATAGGGATCATATAGGTTGTTACCCTTTGCGCaacttttttcctttttatcatTTTCACCACAGGCTTGAACAAGGGTTTGATCATGAATCATgagcaaatatatatatatacaattaaGCTTGTGCTCTTTGACAGGTGATTTCACTAATCATGGTTTACAATTACAGCTTATAAAGTTAAAAATTCAAGCCTCCCCAAAACTTATCCTATCTAGACTTGTGAATCTACTCATCCTGAAACTGTTTTCCTTCAAATGTCTGTCCTAACATCCACTTTGCGGGTGCTACATTGTAAGATGTGAGTGTTTTTCCACCACTGATTGTTACCTCAAAGGACAAAGGCTGATTCTGAAAGTTGACATTGCAGTGCCAGTTTTGTCCCCAGTTCCTTGCCATTGGTATCCATCCTGTTCTAGACCCCTTCACTTTCACAGCAATCACTTCACCATCCACACCAACATTGGAAATCAGCACTTGATAGAAGTGAGAACCCCCACTCATTGTGAATCTCACGCCACCACTTCTTTCACACTTTACTCTACAACAAACTTAAATATTAACATAATAGACTCAAATGTGCTTTAAGTCTCTTCACTTTTAACCAAATATTTTGGTCTTATATGTTACATGCTAAATTTCGTTCTTTTAACAGTTACCAAAACAGTTGGGGTGAAGGATAAAATTCTCAAAATATcagaaatacaaaaaaaaatcatgtttttaaGGTCAAGACCAATTTTGACTGAAAATAGAACTCCTAAAACAGATTTTACCCTAAATGTAATGAATCTTTACCATTGAAACTTTTATTTTGGTTACCTTCTATACTGAACCGGCACTATATCAGCTTTATTCTTGGCAATTTCAGCAAATGCAGTCTTTGACATCTCAAAATGTTCTCTTGGAAAATTGCACCAGCCACCATAATCAACTGAAAGCCCATAATTTGGAGCACAGAAATCTGTAACAGTAACAACTACAGAAGGGCTTCCCATCACACACCACAAGATGTGGTCAACACATCTAATCTCATAGCAGGCACCACATGTGCTCCCTCTGTTGAACAACATGGTGCTTAAGCCAGCACTGTGTTTCCCATAACTTTCCTTGTGGAGATCTCCATAACCACAAGCTCCTTCTGCAACACATAGTACAACCACATTGTCAAAAACATGATGTTGTTTTCATCCTGAGACTATCTAAGAAGAACCAAGGAGACAGAGAAGTAGTACCGGTGACAAGAGACCCCTCTGAGTCTTTGGCATACGTTGCAGTGGCTTTCTTCCACTCTTGGTTACTGTAAGCAACAATCCTGCATGAGTGTAGTAAAATCAAGTAGAGAAGTGTAGACTGAAGAGCACCCATCTGAGAAAATAGAGCTTAGAAACTGATTAATACTTTAAATTGAAATTCTTTTAAGTGTATTATGTTTTTG
Encoded here:
- the LOC137815655 gene encoding expansin-A16, translated to MGALQSTLLYLILLHSCRIVAYSNQEWKKATATYAKDSEGSLVTEGACGYGDLHKESYGKHSAGLSTMLFNRGSTCGACYEIRCVDHILWCVMGSPSVVVTVTDFCAPNYGLSVDYGGWCNFPREHFEMSKTAFAEIAKNKADIVPVQYRRVKCERSGGVRFTMSGGSHFYQVLISNVGVDGEVIAVKVKGSRTGWIPMARNWGQNWHCNVNFQNQPLSFEVTISGGKTLTSYNVAPAKWMLGQTFEGKQFQDE
- the LOC137815604 gene encoding lanC-like protein GCL2, yielding MAVRFFQNPMPEFVPEATPSTPQEQEEALTVGDSLPKLLAMPHAPLSERLKRAALDLKETIVIETWGVSWRKDGDFSLYCGVLGTAFLLLKSYEVTRNGNDLSLCSQIVKACDAASVRSRDVTFICGRAGVCSLGAVAAKHAGDDESLRYYMAQFEKIKLSKDLPDELLYGRVGFLWACLFLNKHLGQGTVPSSYTAMVVDEVIKSGRRLGRKGRCPLMFEWYGEKYWGAAHGLAGIMHVLMEMELKPDELEDVKGTLKYMISNRFSSGNYPASEDDRKSDVLVHWCHGAPGIALTLVKAAKVFGDKEFLDAAMEAGEVVWNRGLLKKVGICHGISGNAYVFLSLYQLTGNVKHLYRAKAFACFLLDRAHKLISGGEMHGGDRPYSLFEGLGGMAYLFLDMIDPSLSKFPAYEL